Proteins encoded in a region of the Solanum dulcamara chromosome 9, daSolDulc1.2, whole genome shotgun sequence genome:
- the LOC129904100 gene encoding J domain-containing protein spf31-like, with translation MGDNSDTATAPSPAKIAAQEDALLKQFFAEVSEVERDNEVNRILSCFKLNPFDYLNLPFDSSIDEVKRQYRKLSLLVHPDKCKHPQAKEAFGALAKAQQLLLDPQERDYILNQVNAAKEELRAKWKKQLKKDTACKLKSLVTEGKFDQEHEQSEEFQHKLKLKVKEILTDQEWRRRKMAMRISEEEGRLKKDEEETKEMWKRKREHEEQWEGTREKRVSSWRDFMKGGKKVKKGEIRPPKLKTEDPNKSYVQRPVKRG, from the exons ATGGGAGACAACAGCGATACAGCCACCGCACCGTCGCCGGCGAAAATTGCCGCACAGGAAGATGCGCTTCTCAAGCAATTCTTCGCTGAGGTCAGTGAAGTTGAGCGCGATAACGAAGTTAACAG GATCCTTTCATGCTTCAAGTTGAACCCGTTTGACTATCTTAACTTGCCATTTGATTCATCCATCGATGAAGTGAAAAGGCAGTATCGTAAG TTATCTTTGCTTGTTCACCCTGACAAGTGCAAGCATCCACAAGCAAAGGAGGCATTTGGCG CTTTAGCAAAAGCCCAGCAGTTATTACTCGATCCACAGGAGAGGGATTATATTCTGAACCAGGTTAATGCAGCGAAAG AAGAGCTGAGAGCAAAGTGGAAGAAGCAGCTTAAGAAAGATACTGCTTGTAAATTGAAATCATTAGTAACTGAG GGAAAATTCGACCAAGAGCATGAGCAATCAGAAGAATTCCAGCATAAGCTGAAGTTGAAGGTTAAAGAAATCTTGACAGACCAAGAATGGAGGAGGAGAAAAATGGCAATGAGG ATATCGGAAGAGGAAGGCCGCTTGAAGAAAGATGAGGAAGAAACAAAAGAGATGTGGAAAAGGAAGCGTGAGCATGAGGAGCAGTGGGAAGGAACTAGAGAAAAGAGG GTGTCCAGTTGGAGAGATTTCATGAAGGGAGGAAAGAAG GTTAAGAAAGGAGAAATTCGGCCTCCAAAGTTGAAAACAGAAGATCCAAATAAATCTTACGTTCAAAGACCTGTGAAACGAGGTTAA